One Devosia lacusdianchii genomic window carries:
- a CDS encoding GNAT family N-acetyltransferase produces the protein MTDIPTLTTERLILRPPVFADFPAYEALMASPRATYMGGPYDTFRAWGLFCHDIACWQLFGHGALMIELQSTGECIGQVGINHGPLFPEKELGWLLYEGNEGHGYAVETARALRDWAFDVRGLTTLVSYFDPANSRSLGVATRLGAVHDPLAPRQDPEDLVFRHPRP, from the coding sequence ATGACTGACATCCCGACCCTCACCACCGAGCGCCTCATCCTCCGCCCGCCAGTCTTTGCCGACTTCCCTGCCTATGAAGCCCTCATGGCATCACCTCGGGCCACGTACATGGGCGGTCCTTACGATACGTTCCGCGCCTGGGGCCTGTTCTGCCACGACATTGCGTGCTGGCAGCTGTTCGGACATGGCGCCCTGATGATCGAGCTGCAGTCGACCGGCGAATGCATCGGGCAGGTCGGCATCAATCATGGCCCGCTGTTTCCGGAGAAGGAACTGGGCTGGCTGCTTTACGAGGGCAATGAGGGGCATGGCTATGCCGTCGAGACGGCAAGGGCGCTGCGCGACTGGGCCTTTGACGTCCGCGGATTGACCACGCTGGTCAGCTATTTCGACCCTGCCAATAGCCGCTCGCTCGGTGTGGCGACACGGCTGGGCGCCGTGCACGATCCCCTGGCCCCCAGGCAGGATCCCGAGGACCTGGTGTTTCGCCACCCACGCCCCTGA
- the fdxA gene encoding ferredoxin FdxA, with protein MTYIVTDNCIVCKYTDCVEVCPVDCFYEGENMLVIHPDECIDCGVCEPECPAEAIKPDTESGLDEWLALNTKYASIWPNLTERRDPLPEAKERDGETGKLEKYFSEAPGEGD; from the coding sequence ATGACCTACATCGTCACCGACAATTGCATCGTCTGCAAATATACCGACTGCGTGGAAGTGTGTCCGGTGGACTGTTTCTACGAAGGCGAGAACATGCTGGTGATCCATCCGGACGAGTGCATCGACTGTGGCGTGTGCGAACCCGAATGCCCGGCCGAAGCCATCAAGCCCGATACCGAGAGCGGGCTTGATGAATGGCTGGCGCTCAATACCAAATATGCCTCGATCTGGCCGAACCTGACCGAGCGACGCGATCCGCTACCCGAAGCCAAGGAACGGGACGGGGAAACCGGCAAGCTCGAGAAGTATTTCTCCGAAGCGCCGGGCGAGGGCGACTGA
- a CDS encoding LysR family transcriptional regulator, with amino-acid sequence MSLDAAEVFVRVAEAGSFTAAGKRLGMPKSTVSLRIAQLEARLGVTLIKRTTRRLQLTDEGQRYFETAKRSLADLAATEAMLRDGQAEPSGLLRIAGATNMGEGSIGDIIADFVMAFPNISVELVLGQRRVDLFAENIDLALRIGPLEDSASLMARHIGDVSRVLMAAPAYLERHRFSHPRDIPAADVIGFSGEPEVALHHATGMVHMLDSRGRLRANRMTAIRHQALKGLGVALLPTAFTTDSVGRALVPFLTEWRTTSSPVHVVYPRQGHLPSRARVFIDFLVAALKG; translated from the coding sequence ATGTCTCTCGATGCAGCCGAAGTTTTCGTCAGAGTGGCCGAGGCTGGAAGCTTCACGGCCGCGGGCAAACGCTTGGGCATGCCCAAATCGACGGTCAGCCTGCGGATTGCGCAGCTTGAGGCCCGGTTGGGCGTGACGCTGATCAAGCGAACGACCCGGCGGTTGCAGCTGACTGACGAGGGCCAGCGCTATTTCGAAACGGCAAAGCGCAGCCTTGCCGACCTTGCGGCGACGGAGGCCATGCTGCGTGACGGGCAGGCCGAACCCTCCGGCCTGCTGCGCATTGCCGGTGCCACCAATATGGGCGAAGGCAGCATTGGCGACATCATCGCCGACTTTGTCATGGCCTTTCCCAATATCTCGGTCGAGCTGGTGCTGGGGCAGCGGCGCGTGGATCTGTTCGCCGAGAATATCGACCTGGCGCTGCGGATCGGGCCGCTCGAGGATAGCGCCAGCCTCATGGCGCGCCATATCGGCGATGTCTCGCGCGTGCTGATGGCAGCTCCGGCCTATCTCGAACGGCATCGGTTTTCGCATCCGCGCGATATTCCTGCTGCGGATGTGATCGGGTTTTCTGGCGAGCCGGAGGTGGCGCTGCATCATGCAACGGGCATGGTGCATATGCTTGATAGCCGCGGGCGCCTGCGCGCCAACCGCATGACGGCGATCCGGCATCAGGCCCTCAAGGGGCTCGGTGTGGCCCTGCTGCCTACCGCCTTCACCACGGATAGCGTGGGGCGGGCGCTGGTGCCGTTCCTCACCGAGTGGCGCACCACTAGCTCACCCGTGCATGTGGTCTATCCGCGACAAGGACATCTACCGTCCCGAGCGCGTGTTTTCATCGATTTCCTGGTCGCCGCGCTCAAGGGCTAA
- a CDS encoding RNA-binding S4 domain-containing protein — MPLRKERLDKFLFFSRALKSRTLAQKVIETGAIRVNSEKTDRSDHKVGAGDVLTMALHGRIVVWRIIDPGTRRGPASEAQGLYEDLSPPALPREERSPYDAAIAPRGDGAGRPTKKQRRDTDRLRDGDE, encoded by the coding sequence ATGCCGCTCCGTAAGGAGCGGCTCGACAAGTTCCTGTTCTTCTCGCGCGCGCTCAAGTCGCGCACGCTGGCGCAGAAGGTCATCGAAACCGGCGCCATCCGCGTCAATTCGGAAAAGACCGACCGCTCAGACCACAAGGTGGGTGCCGGCGACGTGCTGACCATGGCGCTGCATGGCCGGATCGTGGTGTGGCGCATCATCGACCCCGGCACGCGGCGTGGTCCGGCCAGCGAGGCACAAGGGCTCTACGAAGACCTGTCGCCGCCGGCTCTGCCCAGGGAAGAGCGCTCCCCCTATGACGCGGCGATCGCGCCACGTGGTGATGGGGCAGGACGGCCGACCAAGAAGCAGCGGCGCGATACGGACAGGCTAAGGGATGGGGACGAGTAG
- a CDS encoding CarD family transcriptional regulator gives MNMVAKKVQTRLGFKTGEYVVYPAHGVGVIVSIEEQEVAGLTLELFVISFEQDKLTLRVPVAKIKSVGMRKLAEEDMVTQALTTVTGRARVKRTMWSRRAQEYEAKINSGDLIAISEVVRDLYRSEEQPEQSYSERQLFEQAMDRMSREIGAVNKLTLTEAVQLIEKNLAKSPKRTKADAAESDEEAA, from the coding sequence ATGAATATGGTAGCCAAGAAGGTACAGACACGGCTTGGGTTCAAGACCGGCGAGTATGTCGTCTATCCGGCGCATGGCGTCGGTGTGATCGTCTCGATCGAGGAACAAGAAGTCGCCGGCCTGACCCTTGAGTTGTTCGTCATCAGCTTCGAACAGGACAAGCTGACCCTGCGCGTGCCCGTCGCTAAGATCAAATCAGTCGGCATGCGCAAGCTGGCCGAGGAAGACATGGTCACCCAGGCGCTGACCACCGTCACCGGTCGTGCCCGCGTCAAGCGCACCATGTGGTCGCGCCGCGCCCAGGAATACGAAGCCAAGATCAATTCCGGCGATCTGATCGCCATCTCCGAAGTCGTGCGCGATCTCTATCGCTCGGAAGAGCAGCCAGAGCAGTCCTATTCGGAACGCCAGCTGTTCGAGCAGGCGATGGATCGCATGAGCCGCGAAATCGGCGCCGTCAACAAGTTGACGCTGACCGAAGCCGTGCAACTGATCGAAAAGAACCTGGCCAAGTCGCCCAAGCGCACCAAGGCCGATGCCGCCGAAAGCGACGAAGAAGCCGCATAA
- a CDS encoding helix-turn-helix transcriptional regulator, translated as MKNAIRQLRGERGWSQAVIAEKLDVSRQSINAIETGRYDPSLPLAFRIARLFGVPIEAVFDDSEN; from the coding sequence TTGAAGAACGCGATCCGACAATTGCGCGGCGAGCGCGGCTGGTCCCAGGCCGTGATCGCCGAGAAGCTGGATGTATCGCGGCAATCGATCAACGCCATAGAGACGGGACGTTACGACCCATCCCTGCCCCTGGCATTTCGCATTGCCCGCCTGTTCGGCGTGCCGATCGAAGCGGTCTTCGATGACAGCGAAAACTAG
- a CDS encoding NADP-dependent oxidoreductase, whose translation MRAAIFRRTGGPEVLEIADVPAPVPAPGEVLVRVHVTAVQQFDTAVRSGWMPTTAEVKLPIITGNEFSGVIAALGPDAMGFAVGDRVAGRHTFGSAAEFLAVPMVDIAVVPEKLSFAEAAYLGGSGQTGHMVVEWLGVTKGDVFLVHGGSGGVGSVAIQLAVAAGAKVVATGSAANQDYLRGLGATPIIYGEGLRQRIEAAAPEGVTVVLDCAGGESLDISIALGIDKGRIATIADERYKELGVQWPTGARNGARLANLLALAASGVVKANIRQVFPLDQIAEAHRIVEAGHGAGKVVVEIG comes from the coding sequence ATGCGCGCAGCAATTTTTCGCCGGACTGGCGGCCCCGAGGTTCTTGAAATCGCTGATGTTCCAGCGCCTGTCCCCGCGCCGGGCGAGGTTCTGGTGCGGGTCCATGTAACGGCCGTGCAGCAGTTCGACACGGCCGTGCGGTCTGGCTGGATGCCGACCACAGCCGAGGTCAAGCTGCCAATCATTACCGGCAACGAATTTTCCGGCGTCATCGCCGCGCTGGGTCCCGATGCGATGGGCTTCGCCGTCGGCGATCGGGTCGCCGGGCGCCACACCTTTGGCAGTGCTGCGGAATTTCTGGCGGTGCCGATGGTGGACATCGCCGTCGTGCCGGAAAAGCTCAGCTTCGCCGAGGCCGCCTATCTCGGTGGCTCCGGGCAAACCGGCCACATGGTGGTCGAGTGGCTTGGTGTCACCAAGGGCGACGTGTTCCTCGTCCATGGCGGCTCTGGTGGCGTCGGATCGGTCGCGATTCAGCTCGCTGTCGCGGCCGGGGCCAAGGTGGTCGCCACCGGCAGCGCCGCCAATCAGGACTATCTGCGCGGGCTCGGCGCGACGCCTATCATCTATGGCGAAGGACTGCGCCAGCGCATCGAGGCGGCAGCGCCCGAGGGCGTGACAGTGGTGCTCGATTGCGCCGGCGGCGAGAGCCTCGACATCTCCATTGCCCTCGGTATCGACAAAGGGCGCATCGCGACCATTGCCGATGAACGTTACAAGGAACTGGGCGTGCAATGGCCCACCGGTGCTCGCAACGGTGCGCGGCTGGCAAACCTGCTGGCCTTGGCGGCGAGCGGCGTGGTCAAGGCCAATATCCGGCAGGTCTTCCCGCTCGACCAGATCGCCGAGGCCCACCGGATCGTCGAGGCCGGGCATGGCGCGGGCAAGGTCGTGGTCGAGATCGGCTAG
- a CDS encoding class I SAM-dependent methyltransferase, whose amino-acid sequence MSQPPRIFDTALIARHLARRSGAGDFVTDLVLADLEDRLGALIREFPKALIIGPDVDRLPAEGQTASNRFAFERLPAFAGADDLPDIGGRGYNLIVSLLHLQAVNDVPGYLARLRARLAPDGLLMIAALGGDTLTELREAFLSADALVFGGASARVAPMIQVRDAGALLQRAGLALPVADVETHVVRYSTPFALMSELKALGASNPLLDRPRRLASPALLAAAANAYAAQDSDPDGRIRATLEIIWLSGWVPHESQQQPLRPGSAKVSMKDMLTKKD is encoded by the coding sequence ATGAGCCAGCCGCCCCGGATTTTCGACACCGCGCTCATCGCCCGCCACCTGGCGCGCCGTTCCGGCGCGGGCGATTTCGTCACCGACCTCGTTCTGGCCGATCTCGAGGACCGCCTGGGCGCACTGATCCGCGAATTTCCCAAGGCGCTGATTATCGGTCCCGACGTCGACAGGCTCCCCGCCGAGGGCCAGACGGCGAGCAACCGCTTCGCCTTCGAGCGTTTGCCGGCCTTTGCCGGCGCCGACGATCTGCCCGACATTGGGGGTCGCGGCTACAATCTCATCGTCTCGCTGCTGCATCTGCAGGCCGTCAACGACGTGCCCGGATATCTGGCGCGCCTGCGGGCCCGGCTGGCCCCCGATGGCCTGCTAATGATCGCCGCGCTCGGCGGCGATACGCTGACCGAATTGCGCGAGGCGTTCCTGTCGGCTGATGCCCTGGTCTTTGGCGGCGCCTCCGCCCGGGTGGCGCCGATGATCCAGGTGCGAGACGCTGGAGCCCTGCTGCAGCGCGCCGGCCTCGCCCTGCCGGTGGCGGATGTCGAAACGCACGTGGTGCGCTATTCAACGCCCTTTGCCCTGATGAGCGAATTGAAGGCGCTGGGCGCATCCAACCCGCTGCTCGACCGGCCGCGGCGACTGGCCAGCCCAGCTTTGCTGGCGGCCGCCGCCAATGCCTATGCCGCGCAAGACAGCGATCCCGACGGTCGCATCAGGGCGACGCTGGAAATCATCTGGCTCTCCGGCTGGGTTCCGCATGAAAGCCAGCAGCAGCCTTTGCGACCGGGCAGCGCCAAGGTCAGCATGAAAGACATGCTGACCAAGAAGGACTAG